The genomic region AGATGTACGAGTTCAGCCACCTGATCCACCAGGGCTACGGGCCCCAGCGCAGCGCTTTCCTGTCGTCCTTCTTCGCGCTGGTGGGCACGCACGGACTGCACGTCTCCTTCGGCATCGTCTGGCTCGTGACCCTGATGGCGCAGCTGAAGAAGCACGGTTTGATCCCGGAGAACCGCCGCCGCGTCATGTGCCTGTCGATGTTCTGGCACTTCCTCGACGTCGTGTGGATCGGCGTCTTCACCTTCGTCTACCTGATGGGCGTGTTGCCATGAGCACACCTCTCGACCCTCCGCACGGACCGGCTCTCCACGACCAGGAGCTGGATCACGACACCCTGCACATCACGGTGGGCGGATACGTCACCGGCTTCGTGCTGGCGGTGATCCTGACCGCGATCCCGTTCTGGCTGGTGATGGGCAAGGTCTTCTCGAATTCGACCCTGACGATCTTCATCATCCTCGCGCTCGCCATGGTGCAGATCTACGTGCACATGGTGTTCTTTCTGCACATGACCTCGAAAGCCGAGGGCGGCTGGACGTGGATGTCGCTCATCTTTACGCTGGTGCTCCTGGTCATCGCGCTCTCGGGGTCGCTGTGGATCATGTACCACGTCGACCGCCACACCATGCCGGTCTCGGCCGAGCAGGCCCGCAAGCTACCCTGACGAGGCCGCGCCATGTCCACTCCGAATTCCGGCACCCTCGAGCGCGACGCGCGCATCGTCTCGTCGCATCCGTCGGAGGTCGCGCCGGGGGACATCGCCGTCGGCGTGATCATCGGGCGCGCGTCGGAGTACTTCGATTTCTTCGTCTACGCCATCGCGTCGGTGCTCGTCTTCCCGCGGGTGTTCTTCACCTTCACGCCGTACCTCGAAGCGACCCTGATCTCGTTCGCGGTGTTCGCGCTCGCGTTCATCGCGCGGCCGATCGGGACGATC from Burkholderiales bacterium harbors:
- the cyoD gene encoding cytochrome o ubiquinol oxidase subunit IV: MSTPLDPPHGPALHDQELDHDTLHITVGGYVTGFVLAVILTAIPFWLVMGKVFSNSTLTIFIILALAMVQIYVHMVFFLHMTSKAEGGWTWMSLIFTLVLLVIALSGSLWIMYHVDRHTMPVSAEQARKLP